The Fodinibius salicampi DNA segment TTTTATCGCGTCCAAGCTGACGAACATGTTCCCAAATAGCGGTAGTTCCGGACGGATCCAATAAGGCAGTAGGCTCATCCAGTACAAATGTATCCGGCTGCAACGCTAACGCTGATGCCAAGGCCAACCGTTGCTTTTGTCCCTGCGATAACGTTTCAATGGGCCGGTGTATATCTTCAAAATGTAAGCCGACCTGTTGTAAATAATGGTGAATATATCCGGTCATTTCACTCCGGGGAACCTCCAAATTCTCCAATACAAATGCGATCTCCTCATCCACATACGGCATACAGAATTGGGCATCAGGATCCTGAAATACATAACCCCAGGAATCGAAGCACTTGCGGTCGGCCCACTCAACAGGAAGCTCAACCGCTACCGGCACAAGCCCGGTCATCACTTTCAACAATGTAGATTTACCCGACCCGGAGGGCCCCAGCAGCAATACTTTTTCGCCCTGACGTATATCCAGCGACAAGCCATCAAACAACAGCGTTTGCTTAGCCGGAAACCGAAGCTTTAAATCCGCTACCCGGGCAGCGAGATGATCAGTATTGCTATTTCCGTTTGGATTCTCTTTCATCCTATTAGAATTAAACTTTAAGCGTATCCACGGGACGAACTAATTCTGCCACTCCGGTTTTTTCAAGTGCCGTTACCAATCGATGCCCCATCCATCCGGCAATTACGATAGCTCCTGTCAGCCGAAAACCAACCAAAAGCGAAAGGTTCCATAGGGCCAAATCACCAATATATCCCTGTAGTGAATCCAATACCAGGGATCCCAGTGTGGCTGCTACTGCGGCTGCTATAGCTACACTGACCGTATATTTGCGATAGCCGACCCCGGCAAAAATAAGTTCTGCGGCCAACCCCTGAGCTACTCCGGAGAGCAATACGGCTAGTCCCCATTCAGATCCCATAAAAAATTCTCCCGAGGCCGCCGCTACCTCGGCTAGCAATCCCACGCCCGGCTTTCTGATAAGCAAATAAGCGACTATTGCTGCAATAAACCACATTCCATAGATCAGTTGTTCCAGGTGCATCCCCAATGGCCTGATAGCATAGTATAGCGGTCCCCAGAGTTTGTAGATAACTCCAAATACCAGCGCAATAACTGTGGTTACCAGTATGTCGGTTAGCTTAAGCCGATATTGCTTATTCATTCTGATTGTTTATGTAAATTAAGCCGGAATAGCATTCTTCGGTTGATGTTTCCATTGCTCCATTTTGTAGGCGCTATCCCAAAATTTCCACTCAAGCTGGGAAGAGCGAACAAAAGCATGGGTCATCTGATCGCGCCGACTTTCCGGTTCCTCTTCAGCCACCCGGTCAGTGATAGTAATCGCTTTTTCAACGCCCTCGTTAAATTCCTCTCCTGCATAGGTATCAATCCAATCCTGGTAGGGATTATCCGGGGCTGCGTTTTCGTAAATATGAAGTCCTACCTCCCGATAGATCCAGAAACAAGGCAACAGCGCTGCGATAGCCACCGCATTATCTTTCATCGTTGTCGTGGCCAACAAAAAATTCGTATATGAAAAACAAGAAGGAGATTTATGCAATTGAGTCCCTGCATCGAGCTGTTCGTAAAATTCGCCGTGCAATTTTCGCTCTACATCAATGGCATTAGTGGCAAAATTCAAGAATTGCCGGGCCTGCTCATTACTATCGGAACGAATACCGGCCAGCGAAAGCGCCCGTGAATAATCGGCGAGATAGAGCGTATCTTGTTTCAGGTAAAATAGAAATATCTCCTCGGAGAGGGTGCCCGCCGTAAGCTCCCTGATAAAAGGAAGCTCAAGGATAGCATCGTATATAGGTTCAATTTCATTCCATAGGTTATCCGTGAATTTCATTATTCAGCTTTTGTTTTTAGGTATTAATTAGCTCCAAAAATTATGAAAATGGTGTAGTGGTCCGCCCCCGCTTCCTATGCTATAGCGGCTGCCTGCCTTGATTGCCCCGGTGATATAAACCTTGGCCTTATCCACGGCTTCGGGCAGCGTGTCTCCCTTAGCCAAGCCGGAAGCAATGGCCGAGGACAGGGTACACCCTGTTCCATGGGTATTATCCGTCTGTATGCGCTCGGCCTCAAACCAGAACACATCCTTTCCTGTCTTTTCGTCCGTTTTATCGAGTACCAGGCAATCTGTACTTTGGTCCTCCCGGAAATGTCCCCCTTTAAGCAGTACTGCTTTCGGACCCATTTCCAAAAGATCACGCGCGGCCTCTTCCACTTGCTGCTGGCTTTCAACTGAATACTCCAACAATCGTTCGGCCTCCGGGAGATTGGGAGTAATGACATCAGATAGAGGAAACAGCTGTTCTCGCAGTGTTTCCACCGCCTCATCCTTTATAAGCTTTGCCCCACTCTGCGATACCATAACCGGGTCCAGAACGATATTTTGCAAGTTATGCCGGGCTATACTTTCGGCAACAGCTTCCATCAATTCGCCGTTAAACAGCATTCCTATCTTGACCGCATCCACTCCTATATCCTCAACCACAACGTCGATCTGATCTTTCAAAAACTCAGGCGGCACTTCATGAATAGCACGAACCTCGCGGGTATTCTGGGCGGTAAGGGCTGCAAAAGCCGACATGCCATAACAACCCAACGCCGAAATGGTTTTCAGATCCGCTTGCACTCCCGCACCTCCGCCGCTATCTGAAGTAGCGATAGTCAACACGCGATCATATGACTGGTCGTTTTCGACTTGCATAAAATTACAATCAGCTAAAATGTTTAAATTTCTGTTCATTCACTTCCACTGGCGAGCCATCCCAAAGTGTAACGATTCTGGGCTCCCTTTTTGTAACCTTACCTATATCGTACAAAGGCTTGCCGAACTTCTCTCTGAACTGATCTTTTAAATCGGATATATGGCTTTCGGCTACGCTAAAAAGCAGTTGATAATCCTCTCCACCCACAGCTGCCAATTCCCGGGCCTGTTTATCTGTCCCTTCAATACTGCAAAATGCCTCAAAGGCCGGCGTAAGCGGGAGTCGATCCAGGGCTATTTCAATTTTACAATCACTTTGCTCAGCTATATGACGGACGTCACTCAATAGTCCGTCGGAAATATCAATCATGGCGTGAACTTCATCCTGCTGCCCAAGCCATTTCCCCTCATACACCGCGGGGTCGGGCTTGCAGTGCCTTTGAATCAACTTTTTGCGGTGGTTATCGGAGAGGGATTGGTACTTATGGGGATGGGATAATATTTTAAGTCCTGCAACGGAATCGCCCAGGGGACCGGTAACACATATTCGATCTCCCGGCTCTGCCATACTGCGCAGTTTCAAGCTATCAGGATTGACAATCCCCATAATGGTGACCGATATCATGATATGAGATTCTGAACGGGTCGTATCTCCCCCCAGCAACGGGATGTCATATTTTTGAGCGAGGTCAGTCAGCCCATTTCGGAATCTTTGGAGCCAATTTATCGATACCATTCCGGGAAGGGCCAGCGAAAGAAAATATCCATCGGACGTTCCCCCCATGGCTGCGATATCAGAGATATTAACTGCCAGGGCTTTATGCCCCAAGTCCTCCGCATTTATGGAATCTAATCGGAAGTGCACATCCTCGACCAACAGATCGGTACTGATAAGCCGTTCCAATCCACCGGGTCCCTCGCTTGCGGCACAGTCATCTCCTATTCCCATCGCTCCCCTGGGGATAGATGAACCTGAAAACAAGCGAATAATTTCCTCTTCGCTCAGATCGCTAATTTTTTGTGATGAGGGCGAATCAGCCATAAAACTATTTTTTATGCTGCTCGCCGCCGGGAGGCAGGAAAAATCATTCGTTCGATCTGTCGTTTCCCTCCGCTGGTTTTATCCAGATCAGGTAGTCAGGATATTATCTCAGCCACTTTCCTGCAGCACTCCTAACGACAAGCAATAGGATTTCAATAAAGAAGAAAGCTATCCTTTTATAAGGTCTAATGCAACCTGACAGATTTATGTCTGGGGCTTGTACCTAAAACCGGATCACTCACTTTGTTGTTCTTCCAGTTCTGCCCTAACCAGTTCAGCAAACTCCTCATAAGTTCTTGGCAGCGGATCAACTTCCTCTCCCTCAATATAGAAGGTTGGTGTAGAATTAACGCCCCGGTCAACTCCTTCCTCTTTTTGCTCCATTACCGCTCGTTGTGTTTCACCAGAATTCAAATCATCCGTAAACTGATTCATATCCAGTCCGATTTTACGGGCATAGTTAATAATGGCTGTGGTTGCATTACCCGATTGAGACCACTGCTGCTGGTTTTCAAAAAGCAGGGAATGCATTTCATAGAACTTGCCCTGATTCTTGGCTGCCTCCGCAGCCCGTGCAGCCAGCGCCGCATACTGGTGGCTGTTTAATGGGAAATAGCGCAGCTGTACTTCTACCGAGTCTCCAAAATTTTGCTTCAGCTGATCAACCATGGGATGGAAATAAGCACAGGCCGGACACTGATAGTCGCTATATTCTACTATGGTTACTTTATCAGCTGAATTCGAATTCTGCGATTGTGCTTCTGTATCTGAATTTTGACATCCTACCAGCAAAAAGGCGGCTAAGAGCCCAACTATCATATTTTTGTTCAACAAAGTCATCTTTTCTAAAATCTTATTTAAATTAATTGCTAATGCTCTATCCGTTCAAAACATTATTATTTCAAGCTCAAAAGCTATTATCTATTTTGATCTTGTTTACACAAAATAGGGGCAGCTCCGATTTCAGCTTAATATAGCTGATTGTTCCCTAAGGTTAAATCGTTTTTCTTTAAAAAATATTATTGGTTTTCAGCTTCCTGAATCATTTCCAGGCGCTTCTGTTTAAACTCGTCTCCCTCATCCCAGCTTTGCAACTCATTGCGATTCAGAATGCGGTAACCAGCATCAAAAAACAGCCGGACGTCACGAACCATTCCACTTAAGTCCCAATACTTGTTGATTTCATCGTCAACTGTATGATAGTTGGCATCCTGTAGGCTGTCCACCTTTGCTTTATAGCCCTCGGGCTTATCAACAAATTCCGTTCCCGTATTGGGGAAAATTGCCGGAATGCCCTGCTTTGCCAGCGGGAAATGATCCGACCGATAAAAATAGCCTCGATCCGGATGCGGGTCGGGCTTCACCTCCACTCCACGCTCCCCGGCAACCTCTTCTATTACATCGCTAACACTATTTCGGCCGTATCCTACCAGTACAATATCCTTAGTTTTACCATATACATTCATTCCATCCAGGTTTATATTGGCCGTCACTTTCCCCGGATGCACCGTTGGATTTACGGCCCAGTACTTTGAGCCCAGCAATCCCACCTCTTCTGCACCTACAAACAGAAATAATAAACTTCGCTTCAGCTGCGGCTGAAGTTCTTTATACCCACGCGCCATATTCAGTACGGCACTAACTCCGGCAGCATTATCCAGTGCTCCGTTATTGATGGAATCACCCTTAACCGGCTGTGTGACACCCAAATGATCGTAATGAGCGGTAAAAACGGCATACTCACCTTTAAGATCATTGTTTGTTCCCTCGATAACTCCCAGCACATTCTTTGAATTCTGTTCTCGATAGGTTGCCTTCAGCTCAATATTCAGCGATAGTCCTTCCAGCGGAACAGGCTCAAAATCGGGGTTTTCTGCAGCCTTTAGCTGTTGCTCGAGGTCGAGGTCCACACTTTCAAAAAGAGCACTACTGGCATCTTTGGTTAGCCAGCCATTAAAAACGGTTGGCGAGTCACGGGCACTTTCATCAGAACGCAGGTAAAATCGCTCGCGGCTCCAGCTGTTTGAAACCACATTCCAGCCGTAACCAGCTGTGGGAGTTGTATGAATGATGAGCACCCCCGCCGCTCCCAATTCCCGTGCTTTTTCATATTTATAATCGTATCGACCGTAATAGAGTCGTGTCTCCCCTTTAAAAAGATCCGGATCACTATTGGGATCGTTATTTTTAACAACCAATATCTTCCCTTCCACATCCGTATCCTTAAAATCATCCCAATCCTCTTCCGGGGCCTGGATGCCATAGCCTACATAAACAAGATCTGCTTCTTCAATAGAAACCTCTTCTTCCATATTGGCCGGCCACGCCATAAAATCGGTATAATAGTCCAGCGTTAATATCGCCTCATCTCCTTTAGTGATCGTCAGCTGGGCATTCTCATCCGTTTTCTGTCCAATTAACGGAACCTCTTGCACATAACTTCCATCGGGCATTCCACCTTTTATATCATTCTCCTTAAGCTGACTAATCAGGTAATCGACCGTTTTTTTCTCCCCCTCCGTACCGGTACCGCGCCCCATAAAATCATCCGAAGAAAGGACTTCGATATGTTCCATCAGGCTCTCTTCGGTTATCGTATCGGCTATTTCAGTAATTGGAGAACGCATACATCCGGCTACTGCTGCC contains these protein-coding regions:
- a CDS encoding ECF transporter S component codes for the protein MNKQYRLKLTDILVTTVIALVFGVIYKLWGPLYYAIRPLGMHLEQLIYGMWFIAAIVAYLLIRKPGVGLLAEVAAASGEFFMGSEWGLAVLLSGVAQGLAAELIFAGVGYRKYTVSVAIAAAVAATLGSLVLDSLQGYIGDLALWNLSLLVGFRLTGAIVIAGWMGHRLVTALEKTGVAELVRPVDTLKV
- the tenA gene encoding thiaminase II yields the protein MKFTDNLWNEIEPIYDAILELPFIRELTAGTLSEEIFLFYLKQDTLYLADYSRALSLAGIRSDSNEQARQFLNFATNAIDVERKLHGEFYEQLDAGTQLHKSPSCFSYTNFLLATTTMKDNAVAIAALLPCFWIYREVGLHIYENAAPDNPYQDWIDTYAGEEFNEGVEKAITITDRVAEEEPESRRDQMTHAFVRSSQLEWKFWDSAYKMEQWKHQPKNAIPA
- the thiD gene encoding bifunctional hydroxymethylpyrimidine kinase/phosphomethylpyrimidine kinase gives rise to the protein MQVENDQSYDRVLTIATSDSGGGAGVQADLKTISALGCYGMSAFAALTAQNTREVRAIHEVPPEFLKDQIDVVVEDIGVDAVKIGMLFNGELMEAVAESIARHNLQNIVLDPVMVSQSGAKLIKDEAVETLREQLFPLSDVITPNLPEAERLLEYSVESQQQVEEAARDLLEMGPKAVLLKGGHFREDQSTDCLVLDKTDEKTGKDVFWFEAERIQTDNTHGTGCTLSSAIASGLAKGDTLPEAVDKAKVYITGAIKAGSRYSIGSGGGPLHHFHNFWS
- the thiL gene encoding thiamine-phosphate kinase — its product is MADSPSSQKISDLSEEEIIRLFSGSSIPRGAMGIGDDCAASEGPGGLERLISTDLLVEDVHFRLDSINAEDLGHKALAVNISDIAAMGGTSDGYFLSLALPGMVSINWLQRFRNGLTDLAQKYDIPLLGGDTTRSESHIMISVTIMGIVNPDSLKLRSMAEPGDRICVTGPLGDSVAGLKILSHPHKYQSLSDNHRKKLIQRHCKPDPAVYEGKWLGQQDEVHAMIDISDGLLSDVRHIAEQSDCKIEIALDRLPLTPAFEAFCSIEGTDKQARELAAVGGEDYQLLFSVAESHISDLKDQFREKFGKPLYDIGKVTKREPRIVTLWDGSPVEVNEQKFKHFS
- a CDS encoding DsbA family protein; its protein translation is MIVGLLAAFLLVGCQNSDTEAQSQNSNSADKVTIVEYSDYQCPACAYFHPMVDQLKQNFGDSVEVQLRYFPLNSHQYAALAARAAEAAKNQGKFYEMHSLLFENQQQWSQSGNATTAIINYARKIGLDMNQFTDDLNSGETQRAVMEQKEEGVDRGVNSTPTFYIEGEEVDPLPRTYEEFAELVRAELEEQQSE
- a CDS encoding M20/M25/M40 family metallo-hydrolase, producing the protein MKKLFLFVVVAAVAGCMRSPITEIADTITEESLMEHIEVLSSDDFMGRGTGTEGEKKTVDYLISQLKENDIKGGMPDGSYVQEVPLIGQKTDENAQLTITKGDEAILTLDYYTDFMAWPANMEEEVSIEEADLVYVGYGIQAPEEDWDDFKDTDVEGKILVVKNNDPNSDPDLFKGETRLYYGRYDYKYEKARELGAAGVLIIHTTPTAGYGWNVVSNSWSRERFYLRSDESARDSPTVFNGWLTKDASSALFESVDLDLEQQLKAAENPDFEPVPLEGLSLNIELKATYREQNSKNVLGVIEGTNNDLKGEYAVFTAHYDHLGVTQPVKGDSINNGALDNAAGVSAVLNMARGYKELQPQLKRSLLFLFVGAEEVGLLGSKYWAVNPTVHPGKVTANINLDGMNVYGKTKDIVLVGYGRNSVSDVIEEVAGERGVEVKPDPHPDRGYFYRSDHFPLAKQGIPAIFPNTGTEFVDKPEGYKAKVDSLQDANYHTVDDEINKYWDLSGMVRDVRLFFDAGYRILNRNELQSWDEGDEFKQKRLEMIQEAENQ